Below is a genomic region from Miscanthus floridulus cultivar M001 chromosome 1, ASM1932011v1, whole genome shotgun sequence.
GTAGTATTATATCCTTATAGCAGAACCAGGAATGCCCCAGAAAAGATTTTCATAATAAATGGTAGTGCCCGGCACAGCACAGGGTTGCATTTTCAATTCAAATGAGCAGCAATAATCAAAGAGCATCCCTCCCAGCAGGCAGCCGTTTCATTTTacctgcttcttgccctttttAGCCGCTAGCTATCCTGGCCACACCAACACAAGCGGCATAGAGCCATAGACGACGCATCCGCATTCCGCAGTATGGGTTCCTCCATGAGCACGGCGCATTCGATGGAGCACGTCCCGGACGACGCCCTCGGCGAGGTTCTCGTCCGCGTCCCACCTCACCCCGCCACCCTCGCGCGTGCCTCGCTCGCCTGCAAGGGCCTGCACCGCTTCATCAGCGGTGCCAAGTTCCACCGCACTTTCCAGGCGCACCACAATAGCACGCCGCCACCCCTGCTGGGCTTCTTCCATGACGACCAAAGCCTCCCCAACAACTTCCTCCCCATCGGGGACTCGCCGGACCGTGTCTCTGCCGCGGCGTTCGACCCCAAGGAGGACCACGGCTGGCGCTTGGTGGACAGCCGCCACGGCCGGGTCCTCCTCCAAAGCCCCGACAGGGCACGCTTCCTCGTCTGGGACCCCGCGGCTGGACGCCGGCGGTACATCGACGCGCCGCCGGCGATGCAGCACGCGGACCACTTCATGTTGAGGTTCAACAACGCCGCCGTGGTCTGCAGCTGCGCCGCCCCGGGGCACGTGGACCACCACAGCGACTGCCACGACTGCCCGTTCAGCGTCGTGTTCGTCGCGGCCCCTGACGCGGGAACCACGGTGGCCTACCTCTACTCCTCGGAGCTGGGGCTCTGGAACGAGGTGGCCTCCGCTGACTTGTCGAGCAGCTTGTGGTTACGCATCAGCGACAGACCGGTCGCTCTGGTGCGGAACGTGCTGTACTGGACACTGGTCCACGAAACCTCGTGGCTGCAGAGCAGCATCCTCGCCTTCGACCTGCAGACGCACAGGTTGTACCTGATCGAGCAGCCAGTTTACATTTTCGATGCCGAGCAAGAAAACGTGCAGGTGATGGAGACGGAGGACGGCCTGCTAGGGCTGGTCGCCGCATGCGGCTTTAGTCTCCAGCTCTGGGTGCTCCGTGAGTACAATGGCCGTGGCACCGAGCGGTGGAGCATGCCCAATCAGATTGACTTGTATGACTTGGCTCTGGGTCCCATGGACTCCACAGATCAGTTCGACATGGTCTGGATCCTGAGTGTGGAAGGCTGCAGGGTCGTTTTCGTGCGCACTGAAGGTGGGATCTTTGAGGTGGATCTCTGGACTGAGGTGCCCAACAGGAGGATCTGCGATGCCTACGACATTCAAGCTTTCTATCCCTACAAAAGCTTTTACTATCGAGGTACCTAGTACTATATATGAATAATCCATGCATCACTCTCCATTCATTTCGTTGTGTcatgaaatatatatatgatgcttcTAATTTATATTTCATAACTGAACCCTTTCCTGCGATGTTGAATTTCTGAAATTGGTACAACAGCCAGGGAAAAACTAGTTCTCCTGCCTGTACAAGTTAGCATGTTATTACAGGCAACTCCAGCGGCCAGGTAAAGTTCGTTTAAATTTACTactctgtcccaaattataagttattttgacttttttatacatccattttgctatgtatctaagtATAatatatgtttagatacataacaaattaaaaaaaaaaaacttggccTGCGGGGTCATGACCGCCCCCACGGTATTGTGACTAAGAAGAATGTCATCTCACATAGACCATtacaagtcgttttgactttttttacatctattttgctatgtatctaa
It encodes:
- the LOC136461539 gene encoding uncharacterized protein — encoded protein: MGSSMSTAHSMEHVPDDALGEVLVRVPPHPATLARASLACKGLHRFISGAKFHRTFQAHHNSTPPPLLGFFHDDQSLPNNFLPIGDSPDRVSAAAFDPKEDHGWRLVDSRHGRVLLQSPDRARFLVWDPAAGRRRYIDAPPAMQHADHFMLRFNNAAVVCSCAAPGHVDHHSDCHDCPFSVVFVAAPDAGTTVAYLYSSELGLWNEVASADLSSSLWLRISDRPVALVRNVLYWTLVHETSWLQSSILAFDLQTHRLYLIEQPVYIFDAEQENVQVMETEDGLLGLVAACGFSLQLWVLREYNGRGTERWSMPNQIDLYDLALGPMDSTDQFDMVWILSVEGCRVVFVRTEGGIFEVDLWTEVPNRRICDAYDIQAFYPYKSFYYRGT